TGAAGAAATCATTACTGATATCAGTTTAGCAATTGGTGGAGATTTCAATATTTTTGATATTGAACCAAAACATTGTAAAAAATTAAAAATTCAAAATCCAGTTATATCAAACGAGGATTTAGATAAAATAAGAAATATTGATCACGCAGATTTCAAATCAGTAACTATTTCTACTTTATACAAAATAGAAAAAGGTGTTAATGGTTTAGAGCGCTCTTTGGAGAAATGTGTTCAAGCTACTTTTAAAGCGGTATCTGAAGGTTGCAATATTGTTATTCTTTCAGACAGAGGTGTCAGTGAAAAAATGGCTCCAATACCAATGTTATTGGCGTGTTCTTACATTCACCATTCGCTTAATATATTAGGAGTACGTTCTAAATTTGGAATCATCATTGAATCTGCTGAACCTCGCGAACCACATCATTTCGCTTTATTATTTGGTTACGGTGCCAGTGCGATAAACCCATACATGGTAAACGAAATTATTCACGACCAGGTAAACCAAGGATTTATTACAGGTGTAAAAGCAGATTATGCAATTACCAATTACAATAAAGCTATTGCTAAAGGTATCCTTAAAATCATGAACAAAATTGGTATCTCTACATTACATTCTTACAGAGCTGCACAAATTTTTGAGATTTTAGGTTTAAATAAAACATTAACTTCTAAATATTTCCCTTATACTCCTTCAAGAATAGAAGGAATCGGTTTGATGGAAGTTGAAAAAGAAGTGAAGAAAAGACACCAGAAAGCATTCCCTAATTCAAAAATTGCCAACTTATTGCCATTAGAAATTGGAGGTATTTACAGATGGAGAAGATCAGGTGAAAAACACATGTTTAACCCAACTACTATTGCTAAACTACAACAGGCAGTTCGTTTAAACAGTCCAGAAAGCTACAAGGAGTATTCTGATATGGTTAACAATCAGAGTAAAAACCTAATGACAATTAGAGGTTTATTTGAATTTAATAATTTAGACCCAATTTCTATTGACGAAGTAGAGCCTTGGACAGAGATTGTGAAAAAATTCAAAACCGGAGCTATGTCTTATGGATCTATCAGTTTAGAAGCCCATGAAAACTTAGCAATCGCAATGAACAGAATTGGTGGGAAAAGTAACTCTGGAGAAGGTGGAGAAGATCCAAAACGTTTCCAAAAAGAACTTAACGGAGATTCTAGAAATAGTGCTATCAAACAAGTAGCTTCTGGAAGATTCGGGGTATCTATCAATTATTTGACTAATGCCAAAGAGATTCAAATAAAAATGGCTCAAGGTGCTAAACCTGGAGAAGGTGGACAATTACCTGGTGAAAAAGTTGTGCCTTGGATTGCAGAAACTAGAAATTCAACACCTTATGTTGGACTTATTTCTCCTCCGCCGCACCACGATATTTATTCTATTGAGGATTTATCACAATTAATATTTGATTTAAAAAATGCCAACCGCGAAGCAAGAATTAACGTTAAGTTAGTTTCTGAAGTTGGTGTTGGGACAATTGCTGCGGGTGTTGCTAAAGCAAAAGCTGATGTAATCTTGATTTCTGGATATGATGGAGGAACTGGTGCTGCACCACTTACTTCATTACAACATACAGGTATTCCATGGGAACTTGGACTTGCCGAAGCACAACAAACTTTAATCTTAAATGATTTAAGAAGTCGTGTAGTATTAGAATGTGACGGACAATTGAAAACTGGACGTGACGTAGCAATCGCTGCTTTACTTGGTGCTGAGGAATTTGGTTTTGCAACTGCTCCTTTAGTAGCTTCAGGTTGTATCATGATGAGAGCTTGTCACTTGAACACATGTCCAGTAGGTATTGCGACTCAAGACCCAGAATTGAGAAAAAATTTCAAAGGAACACCAGAACACGTTATCAACTTCATGTATTTCATTGCTGAAGAATTGAGACAAATTATGGCACAATTAGGATTCAGAACGCTTAAAGAAATGGTAGGACAATCACAAAAACTGAATGTCAACAAAGCTATCAAACATTATAAAGCAAGCGGTTTAGATTTATCTACTATCCTTTACAAACCAGAAAAAGCGAAAGTAGTTCCAAATCATAATACTACAAGCCAAGATCACGCATTAGAACATGTTCTTGATTTTGATATTATAAAAGCAGCTATCCCTTCTATTTATAGAAAAGAAAAAACAAGAGTTACTTTTGACATCAAAAACACAGATCGTTCTGTTGGTGCTATTTTGAGTAATGAAATTTCAAAAATATATGGTGCACAAGGTTTACCGGAAGACACCATATTAGTTGACTTTGCAGGTTCTGCAGGACAAAGTTTTGGTGCATTTGCCACGAATGGATTGTCATTCAAAATTCATGGAAACTGTAATGACTATTTAGGAAAAGGTCTTTCTGGAGGTAAATTGATTATCAAAGTTCCGCCAACTGCTACTTTCAAACCAGAAGAAAATATCATCATTGGAAACGTAGCCCTTTACGGCGCAATTACCGGTGAAGCATATATCAATGGTATGGCAGGTGAACGTTTTGCTGTAAGAAACTCTGGAGCAACAGCAGTTGTTGAAGGAATTGGAGATCATGGATGTGAATATATGACCGGTGGTACAGTTGTAATACTTGGAAAAACAGGTAGAAATTTTGCAGCTGGAATGAGCGGTGGAGTTGCTTATGTTTTTGATGAGAAAAAACAATTCGAGAACGGTTTGTGCAACATGGAAATGGTAGCTTTAGAAACATTAGAATCAGATGACTTAACTAAATTAAGACGCTTGATCAGAAACCATTCTATGTATACCAACAGTCCTTTGGCCAAAAGAATCTTGGGAGATTGGGAAAACCAACAAAAACACTTTATCAAAGTAATGCCAACCGATTACAAAAAAGCATTATTAAGATTAGCAGAAGAAAAGAAAATACAAGAAGAACTAATAGCAGTATAGTCATGGGCAAGATAGGTGGATTTAAAGAATACAATAGAACAGACGAAAGTAATGTTGCTGTTTTAGAACGTGTATCAAATTATAATGAATTTACAATTCCTTTAGCAAAAGAAAAAATAAAGGAACAAGGATCAAGATGTATGGATTGTGGTATTCCTTTTTGCCACAGTGCCTGTCCGTTAGGAAATTTAATTCCTGATTTTAACGACATGGTACACCAAGAGGAATGGGAAAGCGCATTAGCTATATTGCAATCAACAAATAACTTTCCAGAATTTACAGGTAGATTATGCCCTGCTCCATGTGAAAAATCATGTGTATTAGGTATCATCAAAGAACCTGTTGCTATTGAAAATATTGAAAAAAGCATCATCGAAAGAGGTTTTGCTGAAGGTTGGATTAAACCCCAGACTCCAGCAACAAGAACTGGTAAAACAGTAGCAGTTGTAGGTTCTGGTCCTGCTGGATTAGCGGCTGCACAACAATTAAACCGTGCCGGTCATACAGTAACTGTTTTTGAAAGAGATAACGCTATCGGTGGTTTACTTCGTTATGGAATTCCAAATTTCAAATTAGAAAAAGGAATTATCGACAGACGAGTAGCTATTTTAGAAGCCGAAGGAATTGTTTTCAAAACAAATGTAAACGTTGGTGTAAACTTCAGCGTTGAAGAATTGAAAGCTTTTGATTCTATTGTATTATGTGGAGGAGCTACTGAAAGAAGGGGCTTACCTACTAAAGGTGCTGATAGCAAAGGTGTTGTTCAAGCTATGGATTTCTTATCACAACAAACCAAAGTTTTATACGGAGAAAAAATCGAAAATCAAGTTAAAGCTACTGGTAAAAACGTTATCGTTATTGGTGGTGGAGATACCGGTTCTGACTGTGTAGGAACATCAAACAGACACGGTGCATTATCTGTGACTAACTTTGAGATCATGCCAAAACCTCCAGTAGGAAGAAGCGAAAGTACTCCTTGGCCATTTTGGCCTTTGCAACTTAAAACTTCATCTTCACACGAAGAAGGTTGTAACAGAAACTGGTTAATTAACACCAAAGAATTCATTGCGAATGAAAAAGGAGAATTGACAGGTTTAAAAACCGTTGAAGTAGAATGGAAAATGACTCCTGGACAAAGACCTGAATTAATTGAAAAACAAGGTTCAGAAAAAATCTGGCCATGCGATCTAGCGTTATTGGCTCTTGGATTTACAGGTCCGGAAAAAACATTAAGCGAACAATTGGGATTAGAAACTGATATGAGAAGCAATTATAAAGCGACTAATTATCAAACTAATGTACCAAATATATTTACAGCCGGAGATATGAGAAGAGGACAATCTCTAATCGTCTGGGCCATTTCTGAAGGTCGTGAAGCGGCCAGAGAAGTTGATTTATATTTAATGGGCTGCACCAATTTGCCAACTAAAGGCAATGGCGATTTACCTAGCCTATAAATAATGCCTAATTACAAAATCCCTTGATAATTGATTTTATCAAGGGATTTTTATTTTAAAAAAGTTACAAAAAACAGCATAAAAACACTAATTGTTTAAAAACAAACATTTTGTTATAATTTGTTAAAAAGAGTGTTTTTATTTGTTTGTATTGATAAAGAATAATAAATTTGCGTAAAATTATATCAAAATGCAAGGAAAAGACTTATTACAATTAGCAGAACAATTTGGTAGCCCCTTATATGTTTATGATGCCGAAAAAATACAATCTCAATACAACAGATTAACAAAAGCTTTTTCAAAGGTCGATAAGTTACGCATTAATTATGCAATGAAAGCCTTGTCAAATGTGTCAATTCTTCAATTATTGAGAGAAATGGGTTCTGGTTTAGATACCGTTTCTATTCAAGAAGTTTTGTTGGGTTTGCATGCAGGATATGACCCTGAAAAAATATTTTATACGCCTAATGGAGTTTCTTTGGAAGAAATTGAAGAAGTAGCTGCAATGGGAGTTCAAATCAATATTGATAATTTATCTATTTTAGAACAATTTGGAACAAAATATCCAAATGTTCCTGTTTGTATCCGAATTAATCCTCACGTAATGGCGGGAGGAAATGCCAATATTTCAGTAGGACATATTGATAGTAAATTTGGAATTTCTGTACATCAGTTACCTCATTTGGTTCGTATTGTAGAAAATACAAATATGAATATCGTGGGGATTCACATGCATACCGGTTCTGATATTTTAGACATTGAAGTGTTTTTATATGCTGCCGAAATATTATTTGATGCCGCAAAAAACTTTAAAAATCTAGACTTCTTAGACTTTGGTAGTGGTTTCAAAGTACCGTACAAAAAAGATGATATCGAAACTGATATTGAAGAATTAGGTAAAAAATTATCTAAAAGATTCAATTCATTCTGTGCGGAATACGGTAGAGAATTAACTTTGATTTTTGAACCTGGTAAATTTTTAGTAAGTGAAGCTGGATTCTTTTTGGCCAAAGTAAATGTGGTAAAACAAACTACCTCAACTGTTTTTGCAGGAATCGATAGTGGTTTTAATCATTTGATTCGCCCAATGTTTTACGGATCACAACATCATATCGAAAATATTTCGCACCCAAAAGGAAAAGAACGTTTCTACTCTGTAGTAGGTTACATTTGTGAAACGGATACTTTTGCCAATAACCGAAAAATTGCCGAAATAAAAGAAGGAGATATTTTATGTTTCCGAAATGCAGGAGCTTATTGCTTCTCTATGGCTTCAAATTACAACTCGCGATATAAACCAGCAGAAGTATTATGGATGAACGGCGAAGGACACTTAATCCGAGCACATGAAACCTTTGAAGATTTATTACGAA
This region of Flavobacterium lacustre genomic DNA includes:
- a CDS encoding glutamate synthase subunit beta, producing MGKIGGFKEYNRTDESNVAVLERVSNYNEFTIPLAKEKIKEQGSRCMDCGIPFCHSACPLGNLIPDFNDMVHQEEWESALAILQSTNNFPEFTGRLCPAPCEKSCVLGIIKEPVAIENIEKSIIERGFAEGWIKPQTPATRTGKTVAVVGSGPAGLAAAQQLNRAGHTVTVFERDNAIGGLLRYGIPNFKLEKGIIDRRVAILEAEGIVFKTNVNVGVNFSVEELKAFDSIVLCGGATERRGLPTKGADSKGVVQAMDFLSQQTKVLYGEKIENQVKATGKNVIVIGGGDTGSDCVGTSNRHGALSVTNFEIMPKPPVGRSESTPWPFWPLQLKTSSSHEEGCNRNWLINTKEFIANEKGELTGLKTVEVEWKMTPGQRPELIEKQGSEKIWPCDLALLALGFTGPEKTLSEQLGLETDMRSNYKATNYQTNVPNIFTAGDMRRGQSLIVWAISEGREAAREVDLYLMGCTNLPTKGNGDLPSL
- the gltB gene encoding glutamate synthase large subunit, whose protein sequence is MKVKEQGLYLPEFEHDNCGAGFICNLNGIKSNDIIHKALDILIKLEHRGAVSADGRTGDGAGILFDIPHDFFKKVCDFDIPETREYAVGMVFMPKSKNQVSFCITTFEDSIKAQNLEIIGWRDVPVDVSNLGQIAAEKEPTVKQVFVGKNGLDLTEQQFNAKMFAARKIAEHTIRNSRTSESHMFYFSSFSTTTIIYKGLLMPEDISRYYTDLLDDDLVTRLALVHQRFSTNTFPSWELAQPFRYMCHNGEINTLRGNISRMRAREELMQSDVFGDDIKKLFPIILEGKSDSASMDMVVELLLMTGRSLPEAMMMVVPEAWEKHQTMSEDKKAFYEYNACIMEPWDGPASIPFTDGNVIGALLDRNGLRPSRYTLTKSGFVIMSSEIGVLDIKPEDVIQHGRLEPGKMFLVDMNEGRIIEDEEIKNLVVTKRPYKQWLDENLVQLAQIPYTNNPIPTETIDFSTRQRLFGYTIEDLKTIINPMGANGAEAISSMGNDTPLAVLSDQPQLLYNYFKQLFAQVTNPPLDGIREEIITDISLAIGGDFNIFDIEPKHCKKLKIQNPVISNEDLDKIRNIDHADFKSVTISTLYKIEKGVNGLERSLEKCVQATFKAVSEGCNIVILSDRGVSEKMAPIPMLLACSYIHHSLNILGVRSKFGIIIESAEPREPHHFALLFGYGASAINPYMVNEIIHDQVNQGFITGVKADYAITNYNKAIAKGILKIMNKIGISTLHSYRAAQIFEILGLNKTLTSKYFPYTPSRIEGIGLMEVEKEVKKRHQKAFPNSKIANLLPLEIGGIYRWRRSGEKHMFNPTTIAKLQQAVRLNSPESYKEYSDMVNNQSKNLMTIRGLFEFNNLDPISIDEVEPWTEIVKKFKTGAMSYGSISLEAHENLAIAMNRIGGKSNSGEGGEDPKRFQKELNGDSRNSAIKQVASGRFGVSINYLTNAKEIQIKMAQGAKPGEGGQLPGEKVVPWIAETRNSTPYVGLISPPPHHDIYSIEDLSQLIFDLKNANREARINVKLVSEVGVGTIAAGVAKAKADVILISGYDGGTGAAPLTSLQHTGIPWELGLAEAQQTLILNDLRSRVVLECDGQLKTGRDVAIAALLGAEEFGFATAPLVASGCIMMRACHLNTCPVGIATQDPELRKNFKGTPEHVINFMYFIAEELRQIMAQLGFRTLKEMVGQSQKLNVNKAIKHYKASGLDLSTILYKPEKAKVVPNHNTTSQDHALEHVLDFDIIKAAIPSIYRKEKTRVTFDIKNTDRSVGAILSNEISKIYGAQGLPEDTILVDFAGSAGQSFGAFATNGLSFKIHGNCNDYLGKGLSGGKLIIKVPPTATFKPEENIIIGNVALYGAITGEAYINGMAGERFAVRNSGATAVVEGIGDHGCEYMTGGTVVILGKTGRNFAAGMSGGVAYVFDEKKQFENGLCNMEMVALETLESDDLTKLRRLIRNHSMYTNSPLAKRILGDWENQQKHFIKVMPTDYKKALLRLAEEKKIQEELIAV
- the lysA gene encoding diaminopimelate decarboxylase encodes the protein MQGKDLLQLAEQFGSPLYVYDAEKIQSQYNRLTKAFSKVDKLRINYAMKALSNVSILQLLREMGSGLDTVSIQEVLLGLHAGYDPEKIFYTPNGVSLEEIEEVAAMGVQINIDNLSILEQFGTKYPNVPVCIRINPHVMAGGNANISVGHIDSKFGISVHQLPHLVRIVENTNMNIVGIHMHTGSDILDIEVFLYAAEILFDAAKNFKNLDFLDFGSGFKVPYKKDDIETDIEELGKKLSKRFNSFCAEYGRELTLIFEPGKFLVSEAGFFLAKVNVVKQTTSTVFAGIDSGFNHLIRPMFYGSQHHIENISHPKGKERFYSVVGYICETDTFANNRKIAEIKEGDILCFRNAGAYCFSMASNYNSRYKPAEVLWMNGEGHLIRAHETFEDLLRNQIPLPVAAATV